Proteins encoded together in one Impatiens glandulifera chromosome 1, dImpGla2.1, whole genome shotgun sequence window:
- the LOC124921935 gene encoding tetraspanin-3-like, giving the protein MRASNHLIGFLNFSTFLLSIPILAGGIWLSNRANTSDCLKFLQWPIIIIGVSIMVVSLAGFAGACYRNTLLMYLYLWSMFLIIVALLGFIIFAYAVTDKGSGRAVLNRSYLEYHLEDYSGWLSDRVVDPGYWVSIRSCIRGSRICARMGRQIYGVPESPDLFYQRNLNPIQSGCCKPPTDCGFTYVNETVWSPGGGLVGTDGDCNIWSNEQRQLCYNCNSCKAGILASLKTSWRKASIINIVALIILVILYVFACAAFRHNRRMDNDEPSGETRMEKARPSRIHF; this is encoded by the exons atgaggGCTAGCAACCACCTAATCGGATTCCTAAATTTCTCCACTTTTCTACTCTCCATCCCAATCCTGGCCGGCGGCATATGGCTAAGCAATCGAGCAAACACAAGTGACTGTCTCAAGTTCCTTCAATGGCCAATCATCATCATCGGCGTCTCCATCATGGTCGTATCCCTAGCCGGATTCGCCGGCGCCTGTTATCGAAACACCTTGCTTATGTACCTCTACCTCTGGTCTATGTTCCTCATCATCGTCGCCCTACTCGGATTCATAATATTCGCCTACGCTGTTACCGATAAAGGATCGGGTCGGGCTGTATTGAACAGGTCTTATTTGGAGTACCATTTGGAAGATTATTCCGGATGGCTTTCCGATCGGGTTGTGGATCCAGGTTATTGGGTTAGTATTCGATCTTGTATTAGAGGATCCAGAATTTGTGCTCGGATGGGTCGTCAGATCTACGGTGTACCCGAATCTCCTGACCTCTTTTATCAGAGAAATCTTAACCCGATTCAG TCTGGATGTTGTAAACCTCCAACGGATTGCGGTTTTACATATGTGAACGAGACGGTGTGGAGCCCTGGAGGCGGGCTAGTGGGAACCGACGGAGATTGCAACATTTGGAGCAACGAGCAGAGGCAGTTGTGTTACAACTGTAACTCCTGCAAAGCCGGGATCTTGGCCAGCTTAAAAACAAGCTGGAGAAAGGCATCTATAATTAACATCGTGGCTCTCATCATCCTTGTTATCCTCTATGTGTTTGCTTGTGCTGCTTTTCGCCATAACCGTCGAATGGACAACGATGAGCCATCGGGGGAAACTCGCATGGAGAAGGCTCGTCCAAGTAGGATCCATTTCTGA